The Candidatus Bathyarchaeota archaeon DNA window CATCACCTGAAGAAACATTGCCGTCGGCGGCTTTAGCTGCAGCGTCAGCGTCAACTGAGGGTTCAGGTAACGCTGAGGGGTCGGGTGCTGCTGGTTCGATGGTGCCTGTTTCCTGTGCTGACGCCACTGAAAAAAGGGCGCTACTTAGCAGGACGGCGGCTAATACGGATAGGGCTAGTTGGTTTGTTTTTTGCATGCTTTTTCCTCACGTTTAAGGTTGAACATGTGATGTGAGAAGTCGAATTTAGCACCAAGCATGCGAACAAGCCGTCCAAAAACTGGAACCAACAAAAAAGAGAGAAAAAAGGTGTTGTACTGGACTTAGATGCCCAGTATTTGTAAGCTTAAGCCGATGCCTAAGCCGATCAGCGCCAGAATGAATACGATGACCATGAAGATGATGACCGCTACGACCGCAATCGCGAAGGCTTTGAGCCAGCCGCAGTCAAAGAAGTGTTTGATTAGCCCCAGCCAGACAAAGAACATGATTATTGATGCGATTATGCCGCCGATGAACCAGCCGATGACTGTGCCGATGATGATGCCTAACACGACGATCCAGATGGCGTCAGTGAATTTTGCTTTATCTTTGCCCGCTAAAGACCTGCCTACAATCCACAAGATGGGTGCAATGACGATGATGGCAACGACTATCTGTATCAAAAGCCCAATAATATCCATGTTTGTTTCTCCAATAGTGTAATTGTAGAGAAGGGTTTTTAAAATAATCGCTCACCAAACAGGCGGTAACTCGATTTTAATTAAGCAGGGCCAAGTTCTACACAATTGTTTTTTAGAATTGCAGTGGTGGGCCGAGCCGGACTTGAACCGGCGACCTTTGGCTCGTAAAGCCAATGTCCTAACCAAGCTAGACGACCGGCCCACATGGACGCTGAACTCATAGAGATTGCAAGGGTTAATATTAGAATTATGTTTCTTTCATCAATTATATGCGCCAGTTTTAGATGTATCTAACTGGGGGAAACCTGCGGAATAGGGTGGCTGCAGGAGTTAACAAACTATACCTTCGTTTTAGTCAACAGTTTTTCTGCAAGTTGCAGTTCCTGAACAGTATTTATGTTCACTGCCAGTTCCTGCTGGTCTAAAACGTAGATGTCTTGGTCGAGCCATTCGTCGCCGTAACGTTTGCTACCGTCTATAACGTTTATACCGACTGGAACAACATCCTGCTCGCCTTCTTTGAAAGAATAATCTATACACATGCCAAGCCGTGCTTTAGTCTCCAGTGGAACCGCCACCGTCAAGGCAGGTTTACCGCAACGCTCATACCTCATCAAAATGTCGTCGATCATTTCGCCCTTCACAAGGGGTAAATCAGCCGCTATCGCCAAGAACACCCCCAGCTTTAACGTTTGCACGGTGTAGCCCATGTCGCTAACGTAGTCTTTACCCGGGGTCTCTATAACTTGGACGCCTAGTTGCCGCATTAAAGTGGTCGTTTTGGGGGTTGAGGTGGATGTGGCTACGATGATGCAGTCAACTTTTTTGGCTTGCTTCAAAGCCTCAAGGACGTATTCGATTACGGGTTTGCCGCAGACTTCGATGAGGGGTTTTTCTTGGGCAAGTTTCATGCGGGTGCCCTTGCCGCCTGCCATTACGAGAGCTACAACCATGCTACCACCGCCAACAGTACAACCACGCAGACCATCCGTGTTAACTCGTTTGTGGCGCCGAATACGTCTCCTGTGACCCCTTTGAAGTGTTTATGGGCTACTGCAACCATGGCTAATCCACAGATCACAGCAGCTAAGACTACAAAGACTCCTTTTAGCCATAACAGCGGCACAGCAACAAGAAAAGAAACCGCAAGAGCCGCAACTAAACGCAGGGTTCCGCTTGTCCCATGCATGTGGGCGAGGAATGAAGTGTTCATACCTTGGTGAACGGATTTGCCTGCCCAAGCAGCCACCACCATAGCTAGTTTAGCGCATAACTCGACAACGATTAAGGCAGGGAAAATCAGCGGAACCGCCAAACCCGCAACTGTTACGGTTCTGCCCAGTTCTGTAAACGCAAATGCTGTAACAAGGTAAGTCATCAGGGTTAAGCCGATGGCACCTGCGCCCGTGAGCTGGTCATGCATGACAGCGATTTTTTTCTCCGCATCACCATGTACCATGATGCCGTCGCCGAAATCCAGCAACCCATCAGCGTGATGCAGCCCCGTCATCCACAACAAAAGCGCCAACGCCAAAGCACCCACAACGATGCTGGGTAAGACTTGAAGCGCAACCCAACCAAACAAACCCGCCAGCAAACCCAAAAAAGCGCCGATTAGGGGGAAAGCCCACATGTTTTTGGCGCAGTCCGTGAGGAGGTTTTCGTCCATCTGCACTGGGAAAACGGTTAAGAAAGAAAGAAGATTCTTAAGTTGCTTAAGGGCCAACCGTGTCTCACTTTGCTTGCATCAGTGAGGCATAGTTACGCTCTATCTCCTTAAGAAGAATATGCTTGTCAACTGCGCCGCCGGTTTTCGCCATAGCTGCGATTGAGGCTCCTCCTGCGCCGACGCCCTCTTTAACTAAGCCTGTTTCGTAGATTTGAAGCCCAGGATACTTAGAGGGACCAAAATCCAAGTCTGCGGCTAAGATGGGAACTTCGGAGAATTGCTTGACGATGCCGCATATGTCAGAGGATTTGTCTTTGGCTACCCAGCGTGTGGTGCCGATTGCGGCGTTGCAGAGGGCTTTGGGTTCGAGTGCGTTTATGACTGCAAGGACTGCGGTCATCTGAGTGCCGCCCGCCATTAACACGGGGGCTTGGCGTGTGCCACCTATGACTAAGCCTGCCAGAGCCGCCATCATGGGGTCGCCCACCGCGGAAACCGCTTTTATTGGGTCGCCTTTGAGGCTGCCGAACTTTTCTCCAGCTGCCTTCAAACCCGCCGAAACCACCTCAGCCTTCAAGCCATGCGGGTTGTTCGGTAAGGTGCTGCTTACTTTGCCCATTGCATCTACACCCAGCGCCGTCAAAACACCCAATGCTGTTGTGGTGCCGCCAGGGATGCTTTCGCCGATAACGAGGTAATCTGCAGTTTTTGCCAGTTGTT harbors:
- a CDS encoding TIGR00303 family protein; protein product: MDVLFANNELKAKAFLEEIEGKNPLFIATIATTETGKIPGLSAAGANPDFTDFTPPADAELLLLGKCKSIQGVPITPDGIPTPALITTSALHLADIPVIIVNGGVKVKPQIPYIDVNGSPGRDIRSGDSVDNVEEVIERAKVVGEQLAKTADYLVIGESIPGGTTTALGVLTALGVDAMGKVSSTLPNNPHGLKAEVVSAGLKAAGEKFGSLKGDPIKAVSAVGDPMMAALAGLVIGGTRQAPVLMAGGTQMTAVLAVINALEPKALCNAAIGTTRWVAKDKSSDICGIVKQFSEVPILAADLDFGPSKYPGLQIYETGLVKEGVGAGGASIAAMAKTGGAVDKHILLKEIERNYASLMQAK
- a CDS encoding NTP transferase domain-containing protein, with protein sequence MVVALVMAGGKGTRMKLAQEKPLIEVCGKPVIEYVLEALKQAKKVDCIIVATSTSTPKTTTLMRQLGVQVIETPGKDYVSDMGYTVQTLKLGVFLAIAADLPLVKGEMIDDILMRYERCGKPALTVAVPLETKARLGMCIDYSFKEGEQDVVPVGINVIDGSKRYGDEWLDQDIYVLDQQELAVNINTVQELQLAEKLLTKTKV
- the cobS gene encoding adenosylcobinamide-GDP ribazoletransferase; its protein translation is MALKQLKNLLSFLTVFPVQMDENLLTDCAKNMWAFPLIGAFLGLLAGLFGWVALQVLPSIVVGALALALLLWMTGLHHADGLLDFGDGIMVHGDAEKKIAVMHDQLTGAGAIGLTLMTYLVTAFAFTELGRTVTVAGLAVPLIFPALIVVELCAKLAMVVAAWAGKSVHQGMNTSFLAHMHGTSGTLRLVAALAVSFLVAVPLLWLKGVFVVLAAVICGLAMVAVAHKHFKGVTGDVFGATNELTRMVCVVVLLAVVAWL